A single window of Nyctibius grandis isolate bNycGra1 chromosome Z, bNycGra1.pri, whole genome shotgun sequence DNA harbors:
- the TNFAIP8 gene encoding tumor necrosis factor alpha-induced protein 8 isoform X3 — MATDVFNSKSLAIQAQKKILGKMVSKSIATTLIDDTSSDVLDELYRVTKEYTQNKKEAEKIIKNLIKIVLKLAILYRNNQFNQDEIALMEKFKKKVHQLAKTVVSFHQVDYTFDRNFLSKLLNDCRELLHEIIQRHLTAKSHGRVNNVFDHFSDCEFLAALYNPFGPYKLHLQKLCDGVNKMLDEGNI, encoded by the exons A tggCCACAGATGTCTTCAACTCCAAAAGTCTGGCCATTCAGGCCCAGAAGAAGATCCTTGGAAAAATGGTGTCCAAATCAATAGCAACTACTTTGATCGATGATACAAGCAGTGATGTTTTAGATGAGCTCTACAGAGTGACAAAGGaatatacacaaaataaaaaggaagcagagaaaatcaTCAAAAACCTCATTAAAATAGTCCTCAAATTGGCAATTCTCTACAGGAACAACCAATTTAATCAGGATGAAATAGCGTTGATGGAGAAATTCAAGAAGAAAGTTCATCAGCTGGCTAAGACCGTGGTCAGTTTCCATCAGGTGGATTATACCTTTGACAGGAATTTTTTGTCCAAACTGTTAAACGATTGTAGGGAGCTACTTCATGAAATCATTCAGCGTCACCTAACTGCAAAGTCACATGGACGTGTCAACAATGTGTTTGATCACTTCTCTGATTGTGAATTTTTGGCTGCCTTGTACAACCCCTTTGGACCTTATAAACTCCATTTGCAGAAACTTTGTGATGGTGTCAACAAAATGCTAGATGAGGGGAACATATAA
- the TNFAIP8 gene encoding tumor necrosis factor alpha-induced protein 8 isoform X1, translated as MSSEADEPKEVATDVFNSKSLAIQAQKKILGKMVSKSIATTLIDDTSSDVLDELYRVTKEYTQNKKEAEKIIKNLIKIVLKLAILYRNNQFNQDEIALMEKFKKKVHQLAKTVVSFHQVDYTFDRNFLSKLLNDCRELLHEIIQRHLTAKSHGRVNNVFDHFSDCEFLAALYNPFGPYKLHLQKLCDGVNKMLDEGNI; from the coding sequence tggCCACAGATGTCTTCAACTCCAAAAGTCTGGCCATTCAGGCCCAGAAGAAGATCCTTGGAAAAATGGTGTCCAAATCAATAGCAACTACTTTGATCGATGATACAAGCAGTGATGTTTTAGATGAGCTCTACAGAGTGACAAAGGaatatacacaaaataaaaaggaagcagagaaaatcaTCAAAAACCTCATTAAAATAGTCCTCAAATTGGCAATTCTCTACAGGAACAACCAATTTAATCAGGATGAAATAGCGTTGATGGAGAAATTCAAGAAGAAAGTTCATCAGCTGGCTAAGACCGTGGTCAGTTTCCATCAGGTGGATTATACCTTTGACAGGAATTTTTTGTCCAAACTGTTAAACGATTGTAGGGAGCTACTTCATGAAATCATTCAGCGTCACCTAACTGCAAAGTCACATGGACGTGTCAACAATGTGTTTGATCACTTCTCTGATTGTGAATTTTTGGCTGCCTTGTACAACCCCTTTGGACCTTATAAACTCCATTTGCAGAAACTTTGTGATGGTGTCAACAAAATGCTAGATGAGGGGAACATATAA
- the TNFAIP8 gene encoding tumor necrosis factor alpha-induced protein 8 isoform X2, whose amino-acid sequence MATDVFNSKSLAIQAQKKILGKMVSKSIATTLIDDTSSDVLDELYRVTKEYTQNKKEAEKIIKNLIKIVLKLAILYRNNQFNQDEIALMEKFKKKVHQLAKTVVSFHQVDYTFDRNFLSKLLNDCRELLHEIIQRHLTAKSHGRVNNVFDHFSDCEFLAALYNPFGPYKLHLQKLCDGVNKMLDEGNI is encoded by the coding sequence tggCCACAGATGTCTTCAACTCCAAAAGTCTGGCCATTCAGGCCCAGAAGAAGATCCTTGGAAAAATGGTGTCCAAATCAATAGCAACTACTTTGATCGATGATACAAGCAGTGATGTTTTAGATGAGCTCTACAGAGTGACAAAGGaatatacacaaaataaaaaggaagcagagaaaatcaTCAAAAACCTCATTAAAATAGTCCTCAAATTGGCAATTCTCTACAGGAACAACCAATTTAATCAGGATGAAATAGCGTTGATGGAGAAATTCAAGAAGAAAGTTCATCAGCTGGCTAAGACCGTGGTCAGTTTCCATCAGGTGGATTATACCTTTGACAGGAATTTTTTGTCCAAACTGTTAAACGATTGTAGGGAGCTACTTCATGAAATCATTCAGCGTCACCTAACTGCAAAGTCACATGGACGTGTCAACAATGTGTTTGATCACTTCTCTGATTGTGAATTTTTGGCTGCCTTGTACAACCCCTTTGGACCTTATAAACTCCATTTGCAGAAACTTTGTGATGGTGTCAACAAAATGCTAGATGAGGGGAACATATAA